The following are encoded together in the Pseudomonas xantholysinigenes genome:
- a CDS encoding xanthine dehydrogenase family protein molybdopterin-binding subunit: MSLRIDSPEDLLKLPAGETVNLSRRRFLVGTTVGALVLGFGLPMGAPRVQAASAAERGTQVPAFLEIRPDGSVRLLSPFMEGGQGVNTAMAQIIGEELDLEPARFLVESAPAGEAYVVMENGLRITGGSMSVRMSYPTMRRLGALARAMLLQAGAQRLGVPVSELTTEPGKVVHAASGRSLGYGELAETAMDLPVPDPASVTLRDPSQFRWIGKPVQRLDAYDKSTGKAVYSIDVKVDGMLHAAVQHAPRLGMTVGQLRNEDQVKAMKGVHSVHQLPGAVAVVAERWFNAKRAVEALQVDWKEPGADSKARPMPADFSSDGWREHLASQTGPARDEENQGDVAAALASAKTTVEATYHNQFLNHAQLEPPSATARFNPDGSLEVWLPNQAQDMFRDDIAKRTGLAPERITLHSPLLGGFFGRHFLYDAANPYPQAIALAKAVGRPVKLIWSREEEFLRDAMRPMAVAKFRAGLNEQGLPVAIEAISATEGPTESIAGQQGDKVDPTALEGLSGKAYAIANKRIAQIYVKTPAMQGYWRSVGNSLNDFFYESFLDELADKGGHDPFELRLQLLQGNQRLTTLLQAVAELSGGWKRGPFTAEDGSQRARGVAMASPFGSEAAVIAEVSLEGGQVKVHDIWQAIDPGSIVNPAIIEAQVNGAVSLGLSQVLLEEAVWHNGVPRARNYDLYPILPPSRMARVHVRIVESGAKMGGIGEPPLPAVAPAVANAVARLTGQRVRSMPLSRHTFS; the protein is encoded by the coding sequence ATGAGCCTGCGCATCGATAGCCCCGAAGACCTGCTGAAACTGCCGGCGGGCGAAACCGTCAACCTGTCGCGCCGGCGCTTCCTGGTCGGCACCACCGTCGGCGCGCTGGTGCTCGGCTTCGGCCTGCCCATGGGCGCACCACGAGTACAGGCTGCCAGTGCCGCCGAGCGTGGCACCCAGGTGCCGGCCTTCCTGGAGATCCGCCCGGACGGCAGCGTGCGCCTGCTCAGCCCATTCATGGAGGGCGGGCAAGGCGTCAACACCGCCATGGCGCAGATCATCGGCGAGGAGCTGGACCTCGAGCCAGCCCGCTTCCTGGTCGAAAGCGCGCCCGCCGGCGAAGCCTACGTGGTGATGGAAAACGGCCTGCGCATCACCGGCGGCAGCATGTCGGTGCGCATGAGCTACCCGACCATGCGCCGCCTCGGCGCCCTGGCCCGAGCCATGCTGCTGCAAGCTGGTGCCCAACGGCTGGGCGTGCCGGTGAGCGAGCTGACCACCGAGCCGGGCAAGGTTGTGCATGCGGCCTCGGGCCGTTCGCTCGGCTACGGCGAACTGGCCGAAACGGCCATGGACCTGCCGGTGCCGGACCCCGCCAGCGTCACCCTGCGCGACCCCAGCCAGTTCCGCTGGATCGGTAAGCCGGTGCAGCGCCTCGACGCCTACGACAAGTCCACCGGCAAGGCCGTGTACAGCATCGACGTCAAGGTCGACGGCATGCTCCACGCCGCCGTGCAGCATGCGCCACGCCTGGGCATGACGGTCGGCCAGCTGCGCAACGAGGATCAGGTCAAGGCCATGAAGGGCGTGCATTCGGTGCACCAGCTCCCCGGCGCGGTGGCGGTGGTCGCCGAGCGTTGGTTCAACGCCAAGCGTGCGGTGGAGGCCTTGCAGGTGGACTGGAAGGAACCCGGGGCCGACAGCAAGGCGCGGCCAATGCCGGCGGATTTTTCCAGCGATGGCTGGCGCGAGCACCTGGCCAGCCAGACCGGCCCGGCCCGTGACGAAGAAAACCAGGGCGACGTCGCCGCCGCGCTGGCCAGTGCCAAGACCACCGTCGAGGCCACCTACCACAACCAGTTCCTCAACCACGCCCAGTTGGAACCGCCTTCGGCCACCGCGCGCTTCAACCCCGACGGCAGCCTCGAGGTGTGGCTGCCCAACCAGGCCCAGGACATGTTCCGCGACGACATTGCCAAGCGCACGGGCCTTGCGCCTGAGCGCATCACCCTGCACTCGCCGTTGCTGGGTGGTTTCTTTGGCCGGCACTTCCTCTACGACGCGGCCAATCCCTACCCACAGGCCATCGCCCTGGCCAAGGCGGTGGGCCGGCCCGTGAAGCTGATCTGGAGTCGCGAGGAAGAGTTCCTGCGCGACGCCATGCGCCCCATGGCGGTGGCCAAGTTCCGCGCCGGGCTGAATGAGCAAGGCTTGCCGGTGGCCATCGAGGCAATCAGCGCCACCGAAGGCCCGACCGAGTCCATCGCCGGCCAGCAAGGCGACAAGGTCGACCCCACCGCCCTCGAAGGGTTGTCGGGCAAGGCCTACGCCATCGCCAACAAGCGTATCGCGCAGATCTATGTGAAAACGCCGGCCATGCAGGGCTACTGGCGCTCGGTGGGCAACTCGCTGAACGATTTCTTCTACGAATCGTTCCTCGACGAACTGGCCGACAAGGGCGGTCATGACCCCTTCGAGCTGCGTCTGCAACTGCTTCAGGGCAACCAGCGCCTGACCACCCTGCTGCAGGCGGTGGCTGAGTTGTCCGGCGGCTGGAAACGCGGGCCGTTCACCGCCGAGGACGGCAGCCAACGCGCCCGTGGCGTGGCCATGGCCTCGCCGTTCGGCTCGGAGGCGGCGGTGATCGCCGAGGTGTCGCTGGAGGGCGGCCAGGTCAAGGTGCACGACATCTGGCAGGCCATCGACCCGGGCAGCATCGTCAACCCGGCGATCATCGAGGCCCAGGTCAACGGCGCGGTGTCCCTGGGCCTGTCCCAGGTGCTGCTGGAAGAGGCGGTGTGGCACAACGGCGTGCCGCGGGCACGCAACTACGACCTGTACCCGATCCTGCCGCCATCGCGCATGGCCCGGGTACATGTGCGCATTGTCGAGAGCGGCGCGAAGATGGGCGGCATCGGCGAACCGCCGCTGCCTGCCGTGGCCCCCGCGGTGGCCAACGCCGTCGCGCGGTTGACCGGCCAGCGCGTGCGCAGCATGCCCTTGAGCCGCCATACCTTCAGCTGA
- a CDS encoding NIPSNAP family protein, with product MVTCHLKYLIDPYQVPAFEAYGKLWIDLVNRMGGTHHGYFLPSEGANNVAYALFSFPSLAAYEQYRQASETDPECIAAFALATEQRFILSYERSFLRPVFSA from the coding sequence ATGGTCACCTGCCACCTCAAGTATCTCATCGACCCTTACCAGGTCCCGGCCTTCGAAGCCTACGGCAAGCTGTGGATCGACCTGGTCAATCGCATGGGCGGCACCCATCACGGCTACTTCCTGCCCAGCGAAGGCGCCAACAATGTCGCCTACGCCTTGTTCAGCTTCCCCAGCCTGGCGGCGTACGAGCAATACCGCCAAGCGTCCGAAACCGACCCCGAGTGCATCGCCGCCTTTGCCCTGGCGACCGAGCAGCGTTTCATCCTCAGTTATGAACGCAGTTTCCTGAGGCCGGTGTTCAGCGCATAG
- a CDS encoding c-type cytochrome: MNNSRFATTAGWLALPCLVAAGLLAWYVTREPASPFSAQDSADATLVSRGEYVARLGDCVACHSLPGKAPFAGGLEIATPLGAIHATNITPEREHGIGAYSLADFDRAVRQGVAPGGRRLYPAMPYPSYAKLSDDDVRALYAFFMKGVQPAAEANIPSDIPWPLNLRWPIALWNGLFAPTRPYAQQPEQDALWNRGAYIVQGPGHCGSCHTPRGLAFNEKALDDSGALFLAGALLDGWYAPSLRQDHNTGLGRWSEPEMVQFLKTGRNKHAVVYGSMTEAFNNSTQFMSDDDLAAIARYLKSLPGDPQRDGPPWQYQAPVAASEAPGAHTYATRCASCHGLDGKGQAEWMPPLAGATSMLAREDASAINITLNGSQRIVAAGVPDAYRMPAFRAQLSDQEIAEVLSFARAAWGNHGGAVQAKAVGKLREHTDPASSSPIILHMR; the protein is encoded by the coding sequence ATGAACAACAGCCGATTCGCAACAACCGCCGGCTGGCTGGCCTTGCCGTGCCTGGTCGCGGCAGGCCTGCTGGCCTGGTACGTCACCCGCGAGCCCGCCTCGCCCTTCAGCGCCCAGGACAGCGCCGATGCCACCCTGGTCAGCCGTGGCGAGTACGTCGCCCGGCTCGGCGATTGCGTGGCCTGCCACAGCCTGCCGGGCAAGGCGCCGTTTGCCGGTGGCCTGGAAATAGCCACGCCGTTGGGGGCGATCCATGCCACCAACATCACCCCGGAGCGCGAGCACGGCATCGGCGCCTACAGCCTGGCCGACTTCGACCGCGCCGTGCGCCAGGGCGTGGCCCCGGGCGGGCGCCGGTTGTATCCGGCCATGCCCTACCCGTCCTACGCCAAGCTCAGCGACGACGATGTGCGCGCGCTCTATGCATTCTTCATGAAGGGCGTGCAACCGGCCGCCGAGGCCAATATCCCCAGTGATATTCCCTGGCCGCTGAACCTGCGCTGGCCCATCGCGCTGTGGAATGGCCTGTTCGCGCCGACCAGGCCCTATGCGCAGCAGCCCGAGCAGGATGCGCTGTGGAATCGCGGCGCCTACATCGTCCAGGGCCCCGGCCATTGCGGCAGTTGCCATACCCCGCGGGGCCTGGCGTTCAACGAAAAGGCCCTGGACGACAGCGGTGCGCTGTTCCTCGCCGGCGCCCTGCTCGACGGCTGGTACGCGCCGAGCCTGCGCCAGGACCACAACACCGGCCTGGGGCGCTGGAGCGAGCCGGAGATGGTGCAGTTCCTCAAGACCGGGCGGAACAAGCACGCGGTGGTCTACGGCTCGATGACCGAGGCGTTCAACAACTCTACGCAGTTCATGAGTGACGACGATCTGGCAGCCATCGCCCGCTACCTGAAGTCACTGCCTGGCGATCCTCAGCGCGATGGCCCGCCCTGGCAATACCAGGCACCGGTCGCTGCCAGCGAGGCGCCGGGGGCGCATACCTACGCGACCCGCTGCGCCAGCTGCCATGGCCTGGATGGCAAGGGCCAGGCCGAATGGATGCCGCCCTTGGCGGGCGCCACCTCGATGCTGGCCAGGGAGGATGCCTCGGCGATCAACATCACCCTCAACGGCTCGCAGCGTATCGTTGCCGCTGGCGTGCCGGATGCCTATCGCATGCCGGCGTTCCGCGCGCAGTTGTCGGACCAGGAGATCGCCGAGGTGTTGAGCTTTGCCCGCGCGGCCTGGGGCAATCACGGCGGTGCGGTGCAGGCCAAGGCAGTCGGCAAGTTGCGCGAGCATACCGACCCGGCCAGCAGCAGCCCGATCATCCTGCATATGCGCTGA
- a CDS encoding XdhC family protein, translating to MESIDLLVLRTAHDWLQAGHRVLLATVARTWGSSPRPVGSMMALRNDGRVVGSVSGGCIEDDLIHRYTTAYGGPGLPEGTPEVIRYGISADDAHRFGLPCGGTLELILEFNPAVEPLRQLLARLDAGQLVRRHLALASGAASLEHTTTPAQFSFDGQRMVNTLGPGYRMLLIGAGALAEYLATMALFNGFKVAVCDPRPEHMATWSVAGVEHLKGMPDDMVRAYSADLRTCIIAVSHDPKLDDLALLEALHSPAFYIGAIGSRRNSQLRRERLIEHFGESEQSLERLHGPIGIYIGSKTPAEIAVSVMAEVLAAKNAVALPGAVNVSQAKGEHEHQPL from the coding sequence ATGGAAAGCATCGACCTACTGGTGCTGCGCACCGCCCATGACTGGCTCCAGGCCGGCCACCGCGTGCTGCTCGCCACCGTCGCCCGCACCTGGGGCTCGTCGCCGCGCCCGGTGGGTTCGATGATGGCCCTGCGCAACGATGGCCGGGTGGTTGGCAGCGTGTCCGGCGGTTGCATCGAGGACGACCTGATCCACCGCTACACCACCGCCTATGGCGGCCCCGGCTTGCCCGAGGGGACGCCCGAGGTGATTCGCTACGGCATCAGCGCCGACGACGCCCACCGCTTTGGCCTGCCGTGCGGCGGCACGCTGGAGCTGATCCTCGAGTTCAATCCCGCCGTCGAACCGTTGCGGCAGTTGCTGGCCCGGCTCGACGCCGGCCAACTGGTGCGCCGTCACCTGGCCTTGGCCAGCGGCGCGGCCAGCCTCGAACACACCACCACCCCGGCACAGTTCAGCTTCGATGGCCAGCGCATGGTCAACACCCTCGGCCCTGGCTATCGCATGCTGCTGATCGGTGCTGGCGCACTGGCCGAGTACCTGGCGACCATGGCCCTGTTCAACGGCTTCAAGGTGGCGGTCTGCGACCCACGCCCCGAACACATGGCCACCTGGTCGGTGGCCGGCGTCGAACATCTCAAGGGCATGCCCGACGACATGGTGCGCGCGTACAGTGCCGATCTGCGCACCTGCATCATCGCCGTCAGCCACGACCCCAAGCTCGACGACCTGGCCTTGCTCGAAGCCCTGCACAGCCCAGCGTTCTACATCGGCGCCATCGGTTCGCGGCGCAACAGCCAGCTGCGCCGCGAGCGGCTGATCGAACATTTCGGCGAAAGCGAACAGTCCCTGGAACGCCTGCATGGTCCCATCGGTATCTACATAGGCAGCAAGACCCCGGCGGAAATCGCCGTGAGTGTGATGGCCGAGGTACTGGCGGCGAAGAATGCCGTGGCCTTGCCGGGCGCGGTGAATGTCTCGCAGGCCAAGGGTGAGCATGAGCATCAGCCTTTGTAA
- a CDS encoding glycoside hydrolase family 19 protein — translation MCITNSVGTGGNNAAADVRSLQLLLNLNSGQRGFSCALGTDGLWGAGTRGALENFQQIIGSPVGKPVTAGDATLAALRGGLSGGLTQPKLWLALINASSARIAAFHQPVLDVLTRYRIDTPLRIAHFLAQIAHESGCLRYTEELASGSAYEGRKDLGNLQTGDGPRFKGRGLIQLTGRANYRQYGQYCKRDFENKDDPALVSSDPALAVDVAGWFWANRTLNDWADKDDLREVTRRVNGGFNGLDDRAAYLARAKWLLLG, via the coding sequence ATGTGCATCACCAACAGCGTAGGAACCGGCGGCAACAACGCGGCCGCCGATGTGCGCAGCCTGCAGTTGCTGCTCAACCTCAACAGCGGGCAACGCGGTTTCAGCTGCGCGCTCGGCACCGATGGCCTGTGGGGCGCCGGCACTCGCGGCGCCCTGGAGAACTTCCAGCAGATCATCGGCAGTCCGGTGGGCAAGCCGGTGACGGCGGGCGATGCCACCCTGGCCGCGTTGCGCGGCGGCCTGTCCGGCGGGCTCACCCAGCCCAAGCTCTGGTTGGCGCTGATCAACGCCAGCAGCGCACGCATCGCCGCGTTCCACCAACCCGTGCTCGATGTGCTGACCCGTTACCGCATCGATACGCCGCTGCGCATCGCCCACTTCCTTGCGCAGATCGCCCACGAGAGCGGCTGCCTGCGTTACACCGAGGAGCTGGCCTCGGGCAGCGCCTACGAGGGGCGCAAGGACCTGGGCAACCTGCAGACGGGCGATGGCCCGCGCTTCAAGGGCCGTGGGCTGATCCAGCTGACCGGCCGCGCCAACTACCGCCAGTACGGCCAGTACTGCAAGCGTGACTTCGAGAACAAGGACGACCCCGCCCTGGTGAGCAGCGACCCGGCCCTGGCGGTGGATGTCGCCGGCTGGTTCTGGGCCAACCGCACGCTCAACGACTGGGCCGACAAGGACGACCTGCGCGAGGTCACCCGACGCGTCAATGGCGGTTTCAACGGCCTTGATGATCGCGCCGCCTACCTCGCCCGGGCCAAGTGGTTGCTGCTCGGCTGA
- a CDS encoding EndoU domain-containing protein: protein MKKTFALNPARAALAGLAVIGSLAFTLVPMASAEAAVQCPQPNSGGAPAVNQQHVFCGEVANNRAKGFHSRPAGQLPATVAFTAATTNTPQGPAGIYVLRSFNITQHGVTATKSISTMFPDSCSQANVVAAIQNAYNNRTALNGTQFRGPSGASCQAGTPAASFNIVGYMDATGTVVTTAYPDY, encoded by the coding sequence ATGAAAAAGACTTTCGCACTTAACCCAGCACGTGCCGCACTGGCGGGCCTGGCGGTAATCGGTAGCCTGGCCTTTACCCTGGTGCCGATGGCATCCGCCGAGGCTGCCGTGCAATGCCCGCAGCCCAACTCGGGCGGCGCGCCGGCGGTCAATCAACAACATGTGTTCTGCGGCGAGGTGGCCAACAACCGGGCCAAGGGCTTCCATAGCCGACCGGCAGGCCAGCTGCCAGCTACCGTGGCCTTCACGGCGGCCACCACCAATACCCCGCAGGGGCCTGCCGGGATCTACGTGTTGCGTAGTTTCAACATCACCCAGCACGGTGTCACCGCCACCAAGAGCATCTCCACGATGTTCCCGGATAGCTGCTCGCAGGCCAATGTGGTGGCGGCCATCCAGAACGCCTACAACAACCGCACCGCGCTGAACGGCACACAGTTCCGCGGCCCGTCGGGGGCGAGCTGCCAGGCCGGCACCCCGGCGGCGTCGTTCAACATCGTCGGCTACATGGATGCCACTGGCACGGTGGTGACCACGGCCTATCCTGACTACTGA